TTCCGCGCCGTCGACCGAGAGCGTGACGGGCGACTTCAAACGCAACGAACCCGCAACCGCCGGGATGCGCTGCCCGGCGTTCACGCGGTCGCCGTCGAGGAAAACGAACGCGCAGCGGAGCGTTTCCTTCCTTTCTGATGCGTATTGATCCACGACCGTGAGCAGCGGCGTCATCGAGCGCTCGACGCCGTGAACGAACACGAACACGGTGGGCGCGCCCTTGAAGTCCGCCACGAAGTCGCGCTCCTTGCCGGCGTCGGCGCCGGTCATGGTCACGACCTTGAAGGGCGTGACCTTCTCGCCGGGTTGAGGGCCGGAGAAGACCTTGTCCTGCGCAGGCGCGGCGCAGGCAGCGGCAAGGACGGAACTGGCGAGCCAGATGCGGATGGTTTTCATCTCGGTGGTTTTCCCAGAGTTGGGCCGACGATAACCGTCAGCGGCCGAATGGAAAGCCGAAAGCCGCCAGGCCGTGCTCCTCACGGTTGCGCGTTCTGCAGCTTGACCGCGGGCACAACCACGTCGGCCTGTCGGGGCCGTTGCGTGGCGGGACGCCGCGGCGCCGGCGGGCGCACGGGCTCGGCGGCGCCGTGCTTGCGGAGCAAGTCCACCATGTCCTGCACCGGCACGCGGTTGGTGCGCGAGTTGAACGCGCGCACCGCAACAGAGAGTGCCGGCGACGCGCCGATGGGCGGCGAGCCGGACGGCATCGCCCCGTAACGCGCCGCAATCACGGGCGTGATGCCGAAGTGATTCGTCGCCTCGATGTCCGCCCCGCTCGCGAGCAAAAGCGAGACGACATTCGTCTGCCCAAAGCTCACCGCAACGTGCAGCGGCGTATGCCCCGCGGGCCGCGCCGAGGCCGTGGCCGAATGGGTTGCCGGCTCGGGCGGCGCCGCAAGATTCGCGGCTGCCTTGTTGGAGAGAAGCAGGCCAGCCATTTCGATCGAGCCCATCGCGGCCGCGTGATGCAGCGGTCCGAAGCCCATCGCGTCCATCGTGTCCGGATTCGCGCCGCGCGCGAGCAGCAGCGCCGCGAGGTCGACGCGGTTCGACCACACGGCCAGGTGCAGCGGCGCAAGGCCCGAGCCCGGCGGCACCGAGCCCGCGGGGACATTCGTCGCAAGCACGGGCGCGGACGGGTCGGCCTTTCCGTCGAGAAGCGTGCGCACGACTTCGAGCACGCCCCGCTCGACCGCGGCGTGCAGGGCGGTGAATCGTCCCTCGTTGGTCGCCCGCGCCGCCGCCGGCTCGCGGCCGAGCAACGCGGCCACCATCGCGGCGTCGCCCGCGGCGACCGCGTCGAAAATGCTCTCCGTCGCGCCGGCCTTGCGCAGCGCGGCTGCCGCGTCGGCGTGGTTCGCGGCGAGCGCGCGGCCGAGTGGCGTGAGCCCGCGCGGGTCGGCGGCGTTCACGTCAGCCTTGTGGCGCAACAGCAGCGCGGCCGTCCGTATGTCGCCACTCGCCGCCGCGCGATGCAACAGCGTGTCCCCGAAATAGCGTTCCGCGGCAAGTCCGGGCTTTGCCTTCAGCTCCTCCTCGACGATGGCGGTGCGGCCGAGCAGCGCGGCCGACCACACATCGAGCGTGGCGCCGGCCGCCGTGAGCCGCTCGACGAGTTCGCGCCGCCCGCGTTCGCTCGCGAGGCGGACCGGCGTCTGCCCCGCGCTGTTGGTGAGCACGGCAAGTTGCGGATCGATCTTGAACAGCTTGTCGAGCGACTCCAGGTCGCCGTCGGCGATGGCGGCGAACAGGCCGAGGTTGACGCCCGGCGGCCGGACGGTGGGAGGCGCGTTGCTCACGACGCCCAGCCCGAGCGGCGTGAGGCCGGCCTTGTTGCGGATGGAAAAATCCGCGCCGTTGGTCGCGAGTGAAGTGAAGATGCTCTGCACCGGGTTGAGCACGGCGAGGTGCAGCGGCGTGTTGCCGTCGGAGTCGCCAAGCTTCAGGTCGGCGCCCGCGGCGAGCAGCGACTTCACGCGGTCGTTGTGATCGTGCGCGAAGCTCGAGCTTGCGACGAGCAGGTGCAGCGGCGTGCGCCCGGCCGCATTCGTCGCGTTCCCGGGAGCCTTGAGCGCGGCGAGCGTGCGGACGGCCCCGCCCTGCTGGACGTTCGTCACCGCGAGGTGCAACGGCGTGTTGCCGTCACGGTCGCGCGCGCCGAGGTCCGCGCCGCGGGCGACGAGCGCGGCGATGGCCGGGTTCGTCGGCGCGCCCCACGCGTATTGGAAGCTCATGTTCGAGAGCATCACGTGCATGGGCGTAAGGCCGGCGGCGTTCGTCACGCGGGCGTTGGCGCCGGCCGCGAGCAGGTAGCGCCACTGCGCCTCCTCCCACGGCTGCCACGGGGGCGGCCACTCGTCGCGGCGCGGGTCCACGTTGGCCCAGTCGGCGAAGAACTTGACGCCCGAATACACCAGCTCGACCCAGTTCGTCGGCCTTTGCTGCTGCGCGGGCGCGGGCCGTCGCGCGGCAGCCCCCCCGAGGAAGACCATGCGCTGCACCCCCGCCACCGCCGCCGGCGCGATGCCATCGCGCTGCGGCTGCGCCTGGATGCGCTGGCGGAGCACGTGGTCGAGCCGGGTCTTGAACAGCGTCCATCCCGGCGACCCCGGCGGGTCGGGCTCGTATCGGTAATACGGCCGCGTGAACGCCGCGTGCAGCGCGGTGTCGCGGTTGGTGCCGAAGGGCTGGTCCACATCCGCGCCGCCCGAGACGAGCGCGTCCATCCACACGATGTTGTTGGTGGCCGCGGCGAGGTGGAACGCGCTCAAGCCCGCGGCGTTTGTCGCGTCCACCCTCGCGCCGCCCCACAGCAGCACGCGCGTCGTCGCCTCGTGGCCTTTGGCGAGGTGAAGCGCCGTGTCGCCGTCGGCCTCGCGCAAGTTGGGATTCGCCCCGCGCGAGAGCAGCAGCGACGCCGCGCGCGGTTGCTGCCGCGCGGCCGCGAGGATCAACGCGCTCTGGCCGGACTCGTTCGTCGCGTTCACGTCCGCGCCTCGCGCGAGGATTTGCTCGATGAGATTCGTGTTGCCGTTGGCCGCGGCGAAATGCAGCAGCGGGTCCAGCAACGATTTGTCCGCGGGCAGTTCGACGTCGCGCGTGACGAGCAGCCGGATGACACCGTCGTTGGCCGTGCGCGCGGCGAGTTCGAGTGGCGTGAGCTTGTCGGCGTCCCGCAGGGACAGCGCCGGCTTGTGCTTGAGCAGCTCCGCGACCGCGTTGGTGCGCCGGCCCGCAACCGCCACATGCAACGGCGTGCGCAACCGCTCATCGAGCGCGTCCACGCGCGCCCCGGCGGCGACGAGCTGGGCGACGACTTTGGAATGCCCGCCTCCCGAGGCGCGGTGCAAGGGCGTGGTGAGGTTTTTCCCGGCGACATCGAGCGCGGGCTTCTTCTCGAGCAATCGGGCGACGATCTTCTCGTGCCCGCCCCCGGACGCGAGCGCGAGCGGCGTGGCGCCCGACTTGTCCTTTGCGTCGAACCCCGCGCCCGCGTCGAGCAACTGCCGGGCAATCTCCGCGTAACCGTGCAGCGAGGCCGCGTGCAGCGGCGTGCGGCCCTCGAAATCCGCCGCGTCCAGCGCGGGCTTGCGCGGCAGCAAGACCGCGAGCGCGCCGGGCTGGCCGCATTCGCAGGCCCAGTGCAGCAACGTGCGCGACTGCGCGTCGCGCGCCGTGAACGCCGCGGGCGACTTCTCCAGCGCGCGCGCGAGCGACTCGGCGTCGCCGATGCCCGCGAGCGTGAAAGGGTCGGCCTTTGCGCCGAGCACGAGCAGCTTGTAAAAACCGGCCGGCTCCTGCTGCTCGCCCGAGCCCGCCTCGGCCGGCGCGCGCCGCCCCGCGAGCACCAGCGCCTGCATCGGCGTGAGCCCCGCGGCGTTGGTGGACTCCAGGTCCGCGCCCGCCGCGCGCAATGGGGCGAAGGCGTCGAACTGCTTTTGCCTCGCGGCGAAGTGCAGCGGCGAATCGCCGTCGCCCGTGCGCGCAGCGGCGAGCTTGGAATCGGCGGCGAGAAGCTCCTTGAGCCGGTTCGTGTCGCCCCGCCCGATGGCGTCCTGCCATGCCGTGGCGAACTTGGGCGTCCCGCCTTGCGGGATCCGCGCGCCCGGGGCGCGGAGGATGCGCGACGAGCGGATGAGTTCCTCCTGCGCGACTACCGGGACTGCCGCGCCGCAGAATGCAAGCCACGCGAAGGGAAGCACGAGGCGATGAAACGAGCGCACCATGGATTTGCCGGAGTTGACGCGCTGGAACCTATCGGTGCCGCGCGAAAGCAGCAAGCCCGTTTGCCAAACCAAGCCAGACACGGCGTCGTCAGCGCTGTGGGAAAATCTGGTAGAGCAGCAGGTAGATCACGACGCCGGTGGCGGAGACGTAAACCCAGAGGGGCCAGGTCCAGCGGGCGATGCGTTTGTGGGCGTCGAAGCGTTCGCGCAGGGCGCGGGTGAGGGTCATGAGCACCATGGGCACGATGGCCATCGCGGCGATCAGGTGCGTGACGAGGATGATCAGGTAGATGGGGCGGAACCACTCGGGGTTGAGGAACTTGGTGTGCGCGGCGCCGTGCAGGCGTTGCATCCCGACGTGGTAGGTCACGTAGCTCGCGAGGAAAAGCGTGGAGACCACGAGCGCGGCGAGCATGCAGTTGCGGTGCGCCTCCTTGCGTCCCTGCTTGATGAAGCGCCAGCCGCACAGGAGCAGGACGAGGCTGGTGCCGTTGAGGCAGGCGTTCAGCGCGGGGAGGTCGGTCAAGGTCATGTGAGGAGGGTGTGCGTGGTGGACGGTGGATGGGGCTGAACGGATGCCGCGATCGGCCTTATTTCTCGTTCAGCAACTGGTTCATGGCGGAGAGGATCCTGGACTGGACTTGGGGGAAGTTGACGCCGTCGCCGACGGTTTCGAACGCGG
This genomic interval from Verrucomicrobiota bacterium contains the following:
- a CDS encoding DUF420 domain-containing protein; its protein translation is MTLTDLPALNACLNGTSLVLLLCGWRFIKQGRKEAHRNCMLAALVVSTLFLASYVTYHVGMQRLHGAAHTKFLNPEWFRPIYLIILVTHLIAAMAIVPMVLMTLTRALRERFDAHKRIARWTWPLWVYVSATGVVIYLLLYQIFPQR